The Paenibacillus sp. 481 DNA window TCGCTTGCTCTTTTAACTTCTGCACGGTTTCGTCTTTAACCGTAGTGACAACTTGATTCACATCATCCCACGTAAAGCCGCCATATACAGCAACTGCTGCAATGATAACGACGACCAACGCCCATTTAATCATCGTCTTCACGAAGCTAACGACTACAAAGAGCACAATAAGAGCAATTAAGAAGAACAGCCAATTTTCCTTTAAGTATTCAAACCACATTTCCATCTCTATCACCTACTACCCTTTCTTAAAAAATAGTATACAACATCATCCATAGCATTCCCACATTTCACACCGGATAGAAGCACAGTGTCATAGTTAAAGTACTAAGTTCGTCCCTTACAACGTACAAGTATACCATAGCAATATTGGAGGTGACCTTGCTTGCGCTCTGTGCTGTGGCTGTACTTATTTTTGTTTGTTGCTTTCTTTGATTTACACGCACAATATCCAATCCTAACACCATTCGCGATTTCGATTGGGGCTGCACCGTCCTTTATCGGGCTCATGATGGGCATATATTCGTTTACCCATCTGCCTGGAAACATTATGGCAGGCTACGGTGTTGATCGATTTGGCAGCCGCATCTTCATCGTAACGAGCTTAATGGGTGCTGGTGTCATTATGATCCTGCAATCCTATGTAACGAACCCTTGGCAGCTGCTGGCGCTGCGCTCAGTCAGCGGCTTTGTTCTCGCCTTTTTATCACCGGCGTGCTTAGCCTTGCTTGCACGTTACGCTCGCGACCAAGTCCATCAAAGCAAGCTCATGGCTGGCAACGGGCTTATTCATACACTAGCATCGGTCGTATCACCCGCTGTGGGTGCTTATCTTGTCGCCAAAGTCGGGTTCGCGATGGCGTTCCAAGCTTTAGGCTGGGGCCTCGTCGTCATTGGCGCCCTCGCCATTTATATGATTCCAGAGCCAGCGCCAGTTGCACAAGCAACCCCCGCAGAATCAGCGGCGGCAGCTGACAAAAGCGCTGAAGCAGCGCTCGCTACGTCCGTACCGTGGCGCTTTTACTTGCTGCCGCTGGCTATCGCTTGCTCGCAAGGCATTTTATTTTTTGAGCTGCCACTAGTAGGCGATGCCTTACAATCCATTATGAAGACAGGGATGTTGTTCTCTGCCATTAGCTTAGGTGCTCTACTCACCCTTAGTCTTCTCTTTCTAAATCATTATCCGGCTTATTTCCGGACTTGGTCAGGAGCCTTTGTGCTGTCTTTGTTATTTTTCTGCTTAGCCATTCAATGGCCTGTCCCTCTGCTGGTGACTTTGTTTATGATCGGGATGACAAAAGGCATTATATTGCCCGCTTTATCCGCACATTTATTGCAATTAAGCGGCGGTCAGCGCTATGGTCGTATTTTTTCCATCCTATCCATCGCCTTTTCGATCGGTTCATTTTTAGGTCCGGTAATCGCGGGGCAGCTTCGAACCGTGATCTCACCCTACTTTATCGCCTTTCTCGTTCTGATGAGCGCCATTACACTGTTGCCAGCACGGGTACCTTTTCAACCACAGCCGTTGAAACCATCGCATCGCAGCACCTAGTATGGCATTTACATTTACCCGGGCGATCAACCATCTTACAGCAATATAGGTAAATGCACAGCGCAACATCACCCCCCCGTCATAGTATACATTGTGTCAAACGACTATTCACGAAAGCGTGGTGAACCTAGTGGGACAATGTTTTAACCCATGTGGCGGCGGAGGTCCAGTTCCTACACCTTATGTTGGTGGAGTTAGCGGTTACGGTGGTGGTGGCTGGGGAGGCTTCAGCTTCATTCTCGTACTCTTCATTTTGCTCGTAATCATTATATGCGCTTGCGGTAAGTACTAAGTCTCATCTCGCTCTCTCCTTATGCGGCTTGCTATTAGCAAGCCGCTCTTTGTTTGATTACGAGCCTTGCCATTGCATCGTGCGCAACGTTCCGTTACATTTGTGGTACACTACCCACATAGCCTACTTCATACTCAGGATGGTGAATCACATGGACATAGTTATTATTGTTGAAGGCAAAAATGACCGCAGTCGCTTGCGGCGACTCGTTAATGAGCACGTATACATCGTTTGTACGTACGGTACTTTAAGTACAGATCGAACAGAATCGCTACTTCGAGAAGTAGGTAGCCTGCCTGTCTATTTATTTATGGATAACGATGCTTCTGGCAAAAAAATTCGCGGAGTGCTAAGAGACGCGTTTCCTGACGCGGAGCATATATATACGAGACGAGGATATGCAGGTGTAGAAGGCACTCCAGACGAGTACCTTGTGCAAATGTTAGAAAAGGCAGGGCTAGAGGAGTATGTGATATACCCCGATCTAACCCCGCCTCTTGCCTAATTGCAGCTTGTGGTTGTAACCATTATTTGATAATGCTCATAACATCTTTTACAATGCTCTCCGCCATCTGTGTTGGCGTAATGCTCACATCGTTAGCATTAATCAACTTACGAATTCGACCGTCCTGATCCACGAGCGTCACGTAGTTGGTATGCGTAAAGTTTCCGTCCTTGTCCTTAATCACTTTACTTCCGTTCTCGTCCATCATGTTCGCCGTTGCAGCTTCGTCGCCGCGCAAGAAGTACCAGCCAGATAAGTCAGCTTTGTTCTTTTGCGACCACTCTTGCAACCTTTCGAGCGAATCGCGCTTCGGATCAAATGTAATGGAGACGATGTTGACATCCGTGCCAAAAACGCCCTTTTCCTTCAGCATGTCTTGCACTTGAGACAACATAAACGTTGTTGGTGGGCAGACGTCCGGACAGCTTGCAAAATAATAATAGAACAATTTCGCTTTGCCGTTCATGTCTTGCAGTGTAACCGTCTTTCCATCTACATTTTGCATCGAGAAGTCAGCAGCTTTCTTAATGACCGGTAACTCCGGTGTGCGAGGCCAATACAAATAGGCTGCCACTGCTGCAAAAATGACAACTAGTGTCATTAAAAAAATAGGTAATGGATAACGTTTTGCGAATTGTGCCATCTTATAGTCCCCCATTTTTCGCTAACCGTTTATTATTTTTATTACTTACCTGTCGTATCTAAAATTAAAATAGCAAGTTGCAGCAACAGCACCGTGATGGACACCAAGAAGTTCTTTTTCGCCCACGCTGTCGTATCCTCCGCCTTAAAACCAGTCGTAATATGGTACAGCCAGTACAAATTAATCACAGTTCCTGCAATCGCATAAATGATGCCGACATACCCGTAACCATAAAACAGCCACGACAAGGGCAACAAACACGCAACATAAGGAAGCATCTGCCACTGCGTACGTCTAATCCCTTTCACTACGGGCAGCAATGGATAGCTAGCGGCACGGTATTCCTCCACTCGCCAAATCCCCAAAGCCCAGAAATGCGGCGGCTGCCAGAAAAATATTAGAGCAAAACATAATACGGCTCCAATATCGACCTGATTACTTACTGCAACGTAACCGATCACAGGCGGCATTGAGCCCGAGATAGCGCCTACTGAGGTACTCCATGTTGAGGAGCGCTTTAACCACAATGTGTAAATAACGACATAAACGAATACACCAACTACTCCGAACAAACCTGCAAGCGGATTAACAAGTAAAAATAGGACAGCAAGCCCTACGATCCCTAGCGCGATTGCGTACATCAGAACAACATAAGGCTGTAATCGTCCTGAAGGTAACGCACGATTACGTGTCCGTTCCATTTTCAAGTCGAAGTCGCGATCGAGATAGTTATTAAAAACAGTCGAGGATGCCATTGTAAGTGTGGTGCCGATAAGCATCCACAGCAAGGTCATCCAAGGAATGTCCCATTTGGCTGCCACCCAGAAGCCCGCAAACGCTGCCATTAAGTTGGAGCGTATAATTCCAGGCTTCGTTAACAGAATAAGCTCCCTCAATAATCCGGACCGCATCGGTTCCGGTGAAACTATAACGGAATCTGAAGGAGCCCGATAGCTGATCTGTTTTTCCACGTGACCCGTTCCTCCTTGTTGTGTTCAAAAAAACATGCAGAAAATCCACTCCGATTGTCCTGCTGTATTTTTAATCATAGCAAAAATGCCCAACGCGTGACAATGACCCCGCAAATCGTTCATCAATTTGACAACCGATTGCATACGAATTGATGCCGTTTTGTTCACACATCTGACATTTTTAAAAAAATAATGTCGATCTTATATGCTGTTGAGCTGCTGGAACTCCCAAATATGTAGCTTGGACTTCCCACCTGGAATGCAGGCAGTCACCTGATCCCACTCGCTCGTTTCTTCTAATCTTAATGTTTTTATACGTATGTAATCCTCAGAGGTCGTATTCAGCCATTGTTCGACAAAGACGTTCGGCTGATCCGTTCCTTCATACCATAGAACATCTTGCTTATATTGAAGCAACTGTTTCATGATGCTCAAATACGACTCTCGTTGCTCCGGATTGATCCGATATTCAACAAACACGATTCGACTCATCCTCTATGTCTTCCTCTCTTTATTTATTTAACCCCCGTCATAATTTGGAACAATATC harbors:
- a CDS encoding ATPase; translated protein: MEMWFEYLKENWLFFLIALIVLFVVVSFVKTMIKWALVVVIIAAVAVYGGFTWDDVNQVVTTVKDETVQKLKEQAIQAMVEEAEKAKFTANENGTYTISTSSLELTGKPNSGKVGVTFGGVSLGEWELNEAVREFIQTAKQNK
- a CDS encoding MFS transporter — its product is MRSVLWLYLFLFVAFFDLHAQYPILTPFAISIGAAPSFIGLMMGIYSFTHLPGNIMAGYGVDRFGSRIFIVTSLMGAGVIMILQSYVTNPWQLLALRSVSGFVLAFLSPACLALLARYARDQVHQSKLMAGNGLIHTLASVVSPAVGAYLVAKVGFAMAFQALGWGLVVIGALAIYMIPEPAPVAQATPAESAAAADKSAEAALATSVPWRFYLLPLAIACSQGILFFELPLVGDALQSIMKTGMLFSAISLGALLTLSLLFLNHYPAYFRTWSGAFVLSLLFFCLAIQWPVPLLVTLFMIGMTKGIILPALSAHLLQLSGGQRYGRIFSILSIAFSIGSFLGPVIAGQLRTVISPYFIAFLVLMSAITLLPARVPFQPQPLKPSHRST
- a CDS encoding sporulation protein YjcZ translates to MGQCFNPCGGGGPVPTPYVGGVSGYGGGGWGGFSFILVLFILLVIIICACGKY
- a CDS encoding toprim domain-containing protein; amino-acid sequence: MDIVIIVEGKNDRSRLRRLVNEHVYIVCTYGTLSTDRTESLLREVGSLPVYLFMDNDASGKKIRGVLRDAFPDAEHIYTRRGYAGVEGTPDEYLVQMLEKAGLEEYVIYPDLTPPLA
- a CDS encoding SCO family protein, which codes for MAQFAKRYPLPIFLMTLVVIFAAVAAYLYWPRTPELPVIKKAADFSMQNVDGKTVTLQDMNGKAKLFYYYFASCPDVCPPTTFMLSQVQDMLKEKGVFGTDVNIVSITFDPKRDSLERLQEWSQKNKADLSGWYFLRGDEAATANMMDENGSKVIKDKDGNFTHTNYVTLVDQDGRIRKLINANDVSITPTQMAESIVKDVMSIIK
- the cyoE gene encoding heme o synthase is translated as MEKQISYRAPSDSVIVSPEPMRSGLLRELILLTKPGIIRSNLMAAFAGFWVAAKWDIPWMTLLWMLIGTTLTMASSTVFNNYLDRDFDLKMERTRNRALPSGRLQPYVVLMYAIALGIVGLAVLFLLVNPLAGLFGVVGVFVYVVIYTLWLKRSSTWSTSVGAISGSMPPVIGYVAVSNQVDIGAVLCFALIFFWQPPHFWALGIWRVEEYRAASYPLLPVVKGIRRTQWQMLPYVACLLPLSWLFYGYGYVGIIYAIAGTVINLYWLYHITTGFKAEDTTAWAKKNFLVSITVLLLQLAILILDTTGK